One region of Hoeflea sp. 108 genomic DNA includes:
- a CDS encoding low specificity L-threonine aldolase, giving the protein MIFASDNWAGAHPKVAARLQASTAGFSRAYGDGDLDRAVYERFGQVFEREVAVFFVATGTAANSLSLAVYGKPGGIAFGHREAHIIEDECGAPEFLGSGSRLHAVDGPLGRIDTANLDRAVSRFAWENIHGGRATAISITQATEVGTVYGLDQISEVSAVAKRHGLPLHMDGARFANALVSLDATPAEMTWKRGVDIVSFGGTKNGCWCAEAIVMFDLDRAKDMHFLRKRSAQLFSKARFISAQFEAYFEDGLWLETARHANAMSARLAETIESSPVARLGWQPEANEVFAIINKDVAKKAQAAGAVFYEWHVPASLAGKVQENEALYRFVTSFATSAEDVSRFGDLLRS; this is encoded by the coding sequence ATGATCTTCGCATCAGACAATTGGGCCGGCGCCCATCCGAAGGTGGCCGCGCGCCTGCAGGCCAGCACAGCGGGCTTCAGCCGCGCCTATGGCGACGGCGATCTCGATCGCGCCGTCTATGAGCGCTTCGGCCAGGTCTTCGAGCGCGAGGTCGCCGTCTTCTTCGTCGCCACAGGCACGGCCGCCAACTCGCTGTCGCTCGCCGTCTACGGTAAGCCGGGCGGTATCGCCTTCGGCCATCGCGAGGCTCACATCATCGAGGACGAATGCGGCGCGCCGGAGTTCCTTGGATCAGGCTCGCGCCTTCATGCCGTCGATGGCCCGCTCGGGCGCATCGACACCGCCAATCTCGACCGCGCCGTCAGCCGTTTCGCCTGGGAGAACATCCATGGCGGCCGCGCAACCGCGATCTCGATCACCCAGGCGACCGAGGTCGGCACCGTCTACGGCCTCGACCAGATTTCCGAGGTGTCGGCCGTCGCCAAGCGCCACGGCCTGCCGCTGCACATGGACGGCGCGCGCTTTGCCAATGCACTGGTGTCGCTCGACGCCACGCCTGCCGAGATGACCTGGAAGCGCGGCGTCGACATCGTCTCCTTCGGCGGCACCAAGAACGGCTGCTGGTGCGCGGAAGCGATCGTCATGTTCGACCTCGACCGCGCCAAGGACATGCACTTCCTGCGCAAGCGCTCGGCCCAGCTGTTCTCCAAGGCGCGTTTCATCTCGGCCCAGTTCGAGGCCTATTTCGAAGACGGGCTGTGGCTGGAGACGGCCCGCCACGCCAATGCCATGTCGGCCAGGCTGGCGGAGACGATCGAAAGCTCGCCCGTCGCCCGCCTCGGCTGGCAGCCCGAGGCCAACGAGGTCTTCGCCATCATCAACAAGGACGTAGCCAAGAAGGCCCAGGCTGCCGGCGCGGTCTTCTATGAATGGCACGTGCCGGCGTCGCTTGCCGGCAAGGTCCAGGAAAACGAGGCGCTCTATCGCTTCGTCACGTCCTTTGCCACGTCGGCCGAAGACGTCAGCCGCTTCGGCGATCTTCTCCGCTCCTGA
- a CDS encoding Hsp20 family protein, with product MRQVDFSPLYRSTVGFDRLFGMLDGLSQPEGGTSYPPYNIERTGEDAYRISMAVAGFSETDISIEAHRNVLTVKGERGTEGAGEGSELLYRGIASRAFERRFQLADHVEVVGANLKNGLLHIDLKRNIPEEHKPRKIEITAAAAKAKQIETNTVN from the coding sequence ATGCGTCAAGTCGATTTTTCCCCGCTCTATCGCTCAACCGTTGGTTTCGATCGCCTGTTCGGCATGCTCGACGGCCTCAGCCAGCCCGAAGGCGGCACCAGCTATCCACCCTACAACATCGAGCGCACCGGCGAGGATGCCTACCGCATCAGCATGGCGGTTGCCGGCTTCTCGGAAACCGACATTTCGATCGAAGCCCATCGCAACGTGCTGACGGTCAAGGGCGAGCGTGGCACTGAAGGTGCCGGCGAAGGCTCGGAGCTGCTTTATCGCGGCATCGCCTCGCGTGCCTTCGAGCGCCGCTTCCAGCTTGCCGACCATGTCGAGGTCGTAGGCGCCAATCTCAAGAACGGCCTGTTGCACATCGACCTGAAGCGCAACATTCCCGAAGAGCACAAGCCCCGCAAGATCGAGATCACTGCCGCGGCCGCCAAGGCCAAGCAGATCGAGACCAATACGGTCAACTAA
- a CDS encoding alpha/beta hydrolase: MTDLFHEIPGNPVPERAKTGDFTAHDGKRLRYALFPATNQPFKGTVILLNGRNECIEKYFETVRDLTVRGHAVATFDWRGQGASERLLRDGHRGYVKSFDHYVRDLEAFFEQIVLPDCRGPFFVLAHSSGALIALLAAPVMANRVQRMVLVAPFMSVVGAPLSMKAIKRITTLLCWLGLGRLYAAWGPRPREGTPFAINKLTSDERRYRRNILLYETYPTLSVGGPTVAWLRAAAKASETVRDPAFIAALKVPMLIVTAGADEVVATRDIEAYARNTRAASLLTIDGSRHEILQEADIYREQLIAAFEAFIPGTPALVDDDND, translated from the coding sequence ATGACGGACCTGTTCCACGAAATCCCCGGCAATCCGGTTCCCGAACGCGCCAAGACCGGCGACTTCACCGCCCATGACGGCAAGCGCCTGCGCTACGCCCTGTTCCCGGCGACCAACCAGCCCTTCAAGGGCACGGTGATCCTGCTCAACGGCCGCAACGAGTGCATCGAGAAATATTTCGAGACTGTCCGCGATCTCACGGTGCGCGGGCATGCCGTGGCGACGTTCGACTGGCGCGGCCAGGGTGCTTCCGAGCGGCTGCTGCGCGATGGCCATCGTGGCTACGTCAAGAGTTTCGACCACTACGTCCGCGACCTCGAGGCCTTCTTCGAGCAAATCGTCCTGCCCGACTGCCGCGGCCCGTTTTTCGTGCTCGCCCATTCGAGCGGCGCATTGATCGCCCTGCTTGCGGCACCCGTCATGGCCAACCGCGTCCAGCGTATGGTGCTCGTCGCCCCGTTCATGTCGGTGGTTGGCGCGCCCCTGTCGATGAAAGCCATCAAGCGCATCACGACCTTGCTCTGCTGGCTGGGCCTGGGACGCCTCTACGCCGCCTGGGGGCCAAGGCCGCGCGAGGGCACGCCCTTTGCGATCAACAAGCTGACCAGCGACGAGCGCCGCTACCGCCGCAACATCCTGCTCTATGAGACCTATCCGACGCTTTCAGTCGGCGGCCCCACGGTCGCCTGGCTGCGCGCTGCGGCCAAAGCGTCGGAAACGGTGCGCGATCCAGCCTTCATCGCAGCCCTCAAGGTGCCGATGCTGATCGTCACTGCCGGGGCCGACGAGGTGGTGGCGACAAGGGATATCGAGGCTTATGCCCGCAACACGCGGGCCGCGTCGCTGCTCACCATCGACGGCTCCCGCCACGAGATACTGCAGGAAGCCGACATCTATCGCGAGCAGCTGATCGCCGCCTTCGAGGCCTTCATCCCTGGAACGCCGGCACTGGTAGACGACGACAACGACTGA
- the hisN gene encoding histidinol-phosphatase has translation MMVEAEFMRRIARAAAAETLPRFRRLSAVENKLASGFDPVTEADQEAERAIRALINAEFPDHGILGEEHGSENTGNSHVWVIDPIDGTRAFISGLPVWGTLVGLTVDGDAVAGIMSQPFTGELFYADGKGSHYEGPGGPRALSVRKTTSLADATMFTTTPSLFKGEMRKRYDVLESKVRLARYGTDCYAFAMVAAGQVDIVVDPGLKPYDIVALIPIIEQAGGIVTTFDGGPAENGGDIIAAATPELHKAAMAVLAG, from the coding sequence ATGATGGTCGAAGCCGAGTTCATGCGACGGATCGCACGTGCCGCAGCAGCCGAGACGCTGCCGCGCTTTCGCCGCCTGTCGGCGGTGGAAAACAAGCTCGCCAGCGGTTTCGATCCGGTCACCGAGGCCGACCAGGAGGCAGAACGCGCCATCCGTGCGCTGATCAACGCTGAATTCCCCGATCATGGCATCCTCGGTGAGGAGCATGGCAGCGAAAACACCGGCAACAGCCATGTCTGGGTGATCGACCCGATCGACGGCACCCGTGCCTTCATTTCCGGCCTGCCTGTCTGGGGCACGCTGGTGGGGCTGACGGTGGACGGCGATGCGGTTGCAGGTATCATGTCCCAGCCCTTCACCGGTGAGCTGTTTTATGCCGACGGCAAGGGATCGCATTATGAGGGGCCGGGCGGGCCGCGCGCGCTTTCGGTGCGCAAGACGACGTCGCTTGCGGACGCAACGATGTTCACCACCACGCCGTCGCTGTTCAAGGGCGAGATGCGCAAGCGTTACGACGTGCTCGAGAGCAAAGTGCGGTTGGCGCGCTACGGCACCGATTGCTACGCCTTCGCCATGGTGGCCGCCGGGCAGGTCGACATCGTCGTCGATCCGGGCCTCAAGCCTTATGACATCGTGGCCCTGATCCCGATCATCGAGCAGGCCGGCGGCATCGTCACCACCTTCGACGGCGGGCCAGCGGAGAATGGCGGCGACATCATCGCGGCGGCGACGCCTGAGTTGCACAAGGCGGCGATGGCGGTGCTGGCAGGCTGA
- a CDS encoding N-formylglutamate amidohydrolase — MTPAEDFSVLPPFEVRTSAEQRVPFVFNSPHSGRCYPERFLAMSKLDSMAIRRSEDCYVDELFGAAVTLGAPMLTAHFPRAYLDVNREPWELDPRMFAEPVPPFANIRSARVAGGLGTVPKLVGEGLDIYSGRLPLSEAVGRIECVYKPYHEALKRLVTRTHARFGYAVLVDCHSMPASIRIGESGMRPDFIVGDRFGTSATSALSQCAISLLAAMGYSVAHNRPYAGGFITEHYGRPARNLHALQIEINRGLYMDERTLQKSQGFDALANDLARFSADLMALPDHHFLDLPLAAE; from the coding sequence ATGACCCCAGCCGAAGATTTCTCGGTGCTGCCCCCGTTCGAGGTCCGGACGAGCGCCGAGCAGCGTGTGCCATTCGTGTTCAATTCGCCGCATAGCGGCCGCTGCTATCCCGAACGCTTCCTTGCCATGTCCAAGCTCGATTCCATGGCGATCCGGCGGTCCGAGGATTGTTATGTCGACGAGCTGTTCGGTGCTGCCGTAACTCTCGGCGCGCCGATGCTGACGGCGCATTTCCCCCGTGCCTATCTCGACGTGAACCGCGAGCCGTGGGAACTCGACCCCCGAATGTTCGCCGAGCCGGTGCCGCCATTCGCCAACATCCGCTCGGCGCGTGTCGCCGGGGGGCTCGGCACGGTGCCAAAGCTGGTGGGCGAGGGGCTCGACATCTATTCTGGCCGGTTGCCGCTGTCGGAGGCGGTGGGGCGCATCGAATGCGTCTACAAACCCTATCACGAGGCGCTGAAGCGGCTTGTGACGCGCACCCATGCGCGCTTCGGCTATGCCGTCCTGGTCGATTGTCACTCGATGCCGGCTTCGATCCGCATCGGCGAAAGCGGCATGCGGCCCGACTTCATCGTCGGCGACCGCTTCGGCACCTCGGCCACATCGGCCCTTTCGCAATGCGCGATCAGCCTGCTTGCAGCGATGGGTTATTCCGTGGCGCACAACAGGCCCTATGCCGGGGGCTTCATCACCGAGCATTACGGGCGGCCGGCGCGCAACCTGCATGCGCTGCAGATCGAGATCAATCGCGGCCTCTACATGGATGAGCGCACGCTGCAGAAATCCCAGGGGTTCGATGCGCTGGCAAACGATCTGGCGCGGTTTTCCGCCGATCTGATGGCCTTGCCGGACCATCATTTCCTCGACCTGCCATTGGCTGCCGAATAG
- a CDS encoding response regulator, with product MARILLAEDDDDMRRFLVKALERAGYQVSDFDNGASAYERLREEPFSLLLTDIVMPEMDGIELARRATEIDPDLKVMFITGFAAVALNPDSKAPRDAKVLSKPFHLRDLVNEVEKMLHAA from the coding sequence ATGGCACGCATTCTTCTGGCAGAAGACGACGACGACATGCGTCGCTTCCTGGTCAAGGCGCTGGAACGCGCCGGCTACCAGGTGAGCGATTTCGACAATGGCGCAAGCGCTTACGAGCGGCTGCGCGAGGAACCCTTTTCGCTGCTCCTGACCGACATCGTCATGCCGGAAATGGACGGCATCGAGCTGGCGCGCCGCGCCACCGAGATCGATCCAGATCTCAAGGTGATGTTCATCACCGGCTTTGCCGCAGTGGCGCTCAATCCCGATTCGAAGGCACCGCGCGACGCCAAGGTGCTGTCGAAGCCGTTCCACCTGCGCGATCTCGTCAACGAGGTCGAAAAGATGCTGCACGCCGCCTGA
- a CDS encoding AAA family ATPase codes for MAEIIFLHGASSSGKSTIARALQARIEKPFWHISIDHLRDSGVLPLGRFRNGDFVWADARKAFFDGFHASLAAYADAGNNLILEHILDTEGWLEVLSSSLERHDVFFVAVHCPLDLLIEREAARGDRPLGSARRDHETIHAGKTYDLELNTTDGTDANVETVLKAWRETRRSSSFSRHRGRAGLELTARPS; via the coding sequence ATGGCAGAGATCATTTTCCTGCACGGCGCATCGAGCAGCGGAAAATCCACCATCGCGCGGGCTTTGCAGGCCCGCATCGAAAAGCCGTTCTGGCATATCTCGATCGATCATCTGCGCGACTCAGGCGTTCTTCCGCTGGGCCGTTTCCGCAATGGGGACTTCGTCTGGGCCGATGCCAGAAAGGCGTTCTTCGACGGGTTCCACGCGTCGCTTGCCGCTTATGCCGACGCCGGCAACAACCTGATCCTCGAGCACATTCTGGATACGGAGGGGTGGCTCGAAGTGCTTTCCAGCTCCTTAGAGCGCCACGACGTGTTCTTCGTCGCCGTGCATTGCCCGCTCGACCTGCTGATCGAGCGCGAAGCGGCACGCGGCGACCGGCCGCTCGGCAGCGCCAGACGCGACCACGAAACGATCCATGCCGGCAAGACTTATGACCTGGAACTGAACACGACTGACGGCACGGATGCCAATGTCGAGACGGTGCTCAAGGCCTGGCGCGAGACACGCCGCTCGTCGAGCTTCAGCCGTCACAGGGGCCGGGCCGGGCTTGAGCTTACCGCTCGGCCAAGCTGA
- a CDS encoding aminopeptidase P family protein — translation MTSTERQEQSRRIEALRREIAAQGLDGYVVPRFDEHQSEYCAPHDCRLAHVTGFTGSAGVAIVMRDRAAIFVDGRYQVQVREEIDLDSFAIEHFYDAPLKDWLRKNLRKGERVGFNPMLLPSTWDRDCGQAAESAGGAWVAISGDLVDTIWTKQPEKPLGPVMAFGRDYAGESVADKKRRIAALVAAQGADFLVEAQPDNISWLLNVRGRDVAFNPMPHSFLIIDKAGRTEWLVDHRKLPNDLSGFELDGVEMAEPARLLERVAAFAKGQTALVDPGFAPSAVAHAARDGGGEVKLARSPVTLAKMEKNPIELQGFRDCHRQDGAAWVRFLAWLDRYGATRAAQGMPVTELEAEERILAYRRDNRLFVEPSFRTISASAGHAAMCHYNATAVSNAAITPEGVYLLDSGGQYLTGTTDATRTTALAPVSDEIRRAYTAVLKGLISMLTLKFPAGTFGHHVDAFARRPLWDLGLDYDHGTGHGVGHFLSVHEQPQRFDRRVNEIELKAGMVTTIEPGYYKAGEYGIRLENQVEVVDAGGDFLSFRSLTLVPIDLRLADISLLSPGETAWLDSYHATVRTALRGQLAGDDLDWLERMCAPCGTRD, via the coding sequence ATGACATCGACCGAAAGGCAGGAGCAATCCCGCCGCATAGAGGCGCTTCGCCGGGAAATCGCCGCGCAGGGGCTCGACGGCTATGTCGTGCCGCGCTTCGACGAGCACCAGAGCGAATATTGCGCGCCGCATGATTGCCGGCTTGCCCATGTCACCGGCTTCACCGGTTCGGCCGGCGTGGCGATCGTCATGCGCGACCGCGCCGCGATCTTCGTCGACGGGCGCTACCAGGTGCAGGTGCGCGAGGAGATCGATCTCGACAGCTTCGCCATCGAGCATTTCTACGACGCGCCGCTCAAGGACTGGCTGCGCAAGAACCTGCGCAAGGGCGAACGCGTCGGCTTCAACCCGATGCTGCTGCCCTCGACCTGGGACCGGGATTGCGGCCAGGCGGCCGAGTCCGCCGGCGGAGCTTGGGTTGCGATTTCAGGCGATCTCGTCGACACGATCTGGACGAAGCAGCCGGAGAAGCCGCTCGGCCCGGTTATGGCCTTCGGCCGCGACTATGCGGGTGAAAGTGTCGCTGACAAGAAGCGCCGCATCGCCGCGCTGGTCGCGGCCCAGGGCGCCGACTTCCTGGTCGAGGCGCAGCCCGACAACATTTCCTGGCTGCTCAACGTGCGCGGCCGCGACGTGGCCTTCAACCCGATGCCGCATTCCTTCCTGATCATCGACAAGGCCGGTCGCACCGAGTGGCTGGTCGACCATCGCAAACTGCCGAACGATCTCTCCGGCTTCGAACTCGACGGCGTCGAGATGGCTGAGCCGGCACGCCTGCTCGAACGCGTCGCGGCCTTTGCGAAAGGACAGACAGCGCTTGTCGATCCGGGTTTCGCGCCGTCGGCGGTGGCCCACGCGGCACGCGATGGGGGCGGGGAGGTCAAGCTCGCCCGCAGTCCGGTGACGCTTGCCAAGATGGAGAAGAACCCCATCGAGTTGCAGGGCTTCCGCGACTGCCACCGCCAGGACGGCGCTGCCTGGGTGCGTTTCCTTGCGTGGCTCGACCGTTATGGCGCAACGCGCGCGGCACAAGGCATGCCGGTGACCGAACTCGAAGCCGAGGAGCGCATCCTCGCGTATCGCCGCGACAACAGGCTGTTCGTCGAGCCGAGCTTCCGCACCATCTCCGCCTCGGCGGGCCATGCCGCCATGTGCCACTACAATGCGACAGCCGTGAGCAACGCCGCGATCACGCCCGAGGGAGTCTACCTGCTCGATTCCGGCGGGCAATATCTGACCGGCACCACCGACGCCACCCGCACCACGGCCCTTGCGCCCGTCAGCGACGAGATCCGCCGCGCCTACACGGCGGTGCTCAAGGGGCTGATCTCGATGCTGACGCTGAAATTCCCAGCTGGCACCTTCGGCCATCACGTCGATGCCTTTGCGCGACGTCCCCTGTGGGACCTCGGCCTCGACTACGACCATGGCACCGGCCATGGCGTCGGCCATTTCCTGTCAGTGCACGAGCAGCCGCAGCGCTTCGACCGGCGGGTCAACGAGATCGAGCTCAAGGCCGGCATGGTGACGACCATCGAACCCGGCTACTACAAAGCAGGCGAATACGGCATCCGCCTGGAAAATCAGGTCGAGGTGGTCGATGCCGGCGGTGACTTCCTGAGCTTCCGCTCGCTGACGCTCGTGCCCATCGATTTGCGCCTCGCCGACATTTCCCTGCTGTCTCCCGGCGAGACCGCCTGGCTCGACAGCTACCACGCAACGGTTCGCACGGCCCTGAGAGGCCAGCTTGCCGGCGACGATCTCGACTGGCTGGAGCGCATGTGCGCGCCCTGCGGGACGAGGGACTGA
- a CDS encoding ABC transporter ATP-binding protein, translated as MTVVNPTVEPLLSIRDLSMRFEKPRSLSDTIARRPRQVVSALNGVDLDVMSAETLGIVGESGCGKSTLARCIAGLHRPSGGDILFEGESVVGLTGPKRRAFNKRVQMMFQDPYTSLNPRMTVRDTLREALTVHRMREGQAIDRRIDELLDLVRLPEGAADKFPHEFSGGQRQRIGIARALALEPVCLVADELVSALDVSVQAQVVNLLLELQDTLGLTVLFVAHDLRLVRHVSHRVAVIYLGAIVEIGPSEALFSRPLHPYSKALLAAAPSLDPTERNRAPALSGELPSPLDIPKGCPFHVRCPHAAERCRIDKPVLRPMGAGMAACHFAETITAA; from the coding sequence ATGACCGTGGTCAACCCAACCGTCGAACCGCTGCTTTCCATCCGGGACCTTTCGATGCGGTTCGAAAAGCCGCGCTCGCTGTCCGACACCATCGCCCGCCGGCCACGGCAGGTGGTTTCGGCGCTGAACGGCGTCGACCTCGACGTGATGTCGGCCGAGACGCTCGGCATCGTCGGTGAATCCGGTTGTGGCAAGTCGACCCTGGCACGCTGCATCGCCGGCCTGCACCGGCCGTCGGGGGGCGACATCCTGTTCGAGGGTGAAAGTGTGGTTGGCCTGACAGGCCCGAAGCGTCGCGCCTTCAACAAGCGCGTCCAGATGATGTTCCAGGATCCTTACACCTCACTCAACCCGCGAATGACCGTGCGCGACACGCTGCGCGAGGCGCTCACGGTGCATCGCATGCGCGAGGGGCAGGCGATCGACAGGCGCATCGATGAACTGCTCGACCTCGTGCGCCTGCCCGAGGGCGCGGCGGACAAGTTCCCGCACGAATTCTCCGGCGGCCAGCGCCAGCGCATCGGCATCGCTCGGGCGCTTGCGCTCGAACCTGTCTGCCTCGTCGCCGACGAGCTGGTCTCGGCGCTCGACGTCTCGGTCCAGGCGCAGGTGGTGAACCTGCTGCTGGAGTTGCAGGATACTCTCGGGCTCACCGTGCTGTTCGTCGCCCATGACCTCAGGCTGGTGCGCCATGTCTCGCACCGCGTCGCGGTGATTTATCTCGGTGCCATCGTTGAGATCGGGCCCTCGGAAGCGCTGTTCTCGCGGCCGCTGCATCCCTATTCCAAGGCGCTGCTGGCGGCGGCCCCTTCGCTCGACCCGACCGAGCGGAACAGGGCGCCGGCACTGTCGGGTGAATTGCCGAGCCCGCTCGACATTCCCAAGGGGTGCCCGTTCCACGTCCGCTGCCCGCATGCCGCCGAACGCTGCCGCATCGACAAGCCTGTCCTGCGCCCTATGGGCGCGGGCATGGCAGCCTGCCATTTTGCCGAAACCATCACAGCCGCGTAA
- a CDS encoding ABC transporter ATP-binding protein: MTKTETVLEVHGLRTEFGSRERPLVAVDGVSFDVKAGEILGLVGESGSGKSITLRSILGIVRPRGRVAGEILWKGRDLVPLDEAEMRKVRGREIAMIFQEPMSSLNPLLTVGLQISENLAAHTTLDAAARTARAVELLDMVGIPAARSRLGDYPHEFSGGMRQRVMIAIALASNPSLLLADEPTTALDVTIQDQILRLIQSLSRDLGMAVILVTHDMGVVAQTCDRVAVMYGGRLCEMGPTTDVIGDARHPYSLGLLRSIPRNVAPRTPLYSIPGAPPSLNALPSGCAFTVRCPVAGTECPDVRPQLKSAGPARMVACHRLADALAHFSPQEAAQ, translated from the coding sequence ATGACCAAGACTGAAACAGTCCTCGAAGTGCACGGCCTCAGGACCGAATTCGGTTCGCGCGAGCGGCCGCTTGTTGCGGTGGATGGCGTCTCCTTCGACGTCAAGGCCGGCGAAATCTTAGGCCTCGTCGGCGAGTCCGGCTCGGGCAAGAGCATCACGCTGCGCTCGATCCTCGGCATTGTCAGGCCGCGCGGCCGAGTCGCCGGCGAGATCCTGTGGAAGGGCAGGGATCTTGTACCGCTCGACGAAGCGGAGATGCGCAAGGTGCGCGGCCGCGAGATCGCGATGATCTTCCAGGAGCCGATGTCGTCGCTCAACCCGCTCCTGACGGTGGGCCTGCAGATTTCGGAGAACCTCGCGGCGCACACCACTCTCGATGCAGCAGCACGCACAGCGAGAGCGGTCGAGCTGCTCGACATGGTCGGTATTCCCGCCGCGCGCAGCCGGCTCGGCGATTATCCGCATGAATTCTCGGGCGGCATGCGCCAGCGTGTGATGATCGCCATCGCACTTGCCTCCAATCCGTCGCTGCTGTTGGCCGACGAGCCGACGACCGCGCTCGACGTCACCATCCAGGACCAGATCCTGCGCCTGATCCAGTCCCTCAGCCGCGACCTCGGCATGGCCGTCATCCTCGTCACTCACGACATGGGCGTGGTGGCGCAGACCTGCGACCGCGTGGCGGTGATGTATGGCGGGCGGCTCTGCGAGATGGGGCCGACGACTGACGTGATCGGCGACGCCCGCCATCCCTATTCACTTGGGCTGCTGCGCTCGATCCCGCGCAACGTTGCACCGCGCACGCCGCTCTATTCGATCCCCGGCGCGCCGCCGTCGCTCAACGCCCTGCCATCAGGTTGCGCCTTCACGGTGCGCTGCCCGGTGGCCGGAACCGAATGTCCCGATGTCCGTCCGCAGCTGAAATCGGCGGGGCCAGCGCGGATGGTGGCCTGCCACCGGCTGGCCGACGCGCTGGCACATTTCAGCCCGCAGGAGGCGGCGCAATGA